One part of the Aspergillus luchuensis IFO 4308 DNA, chromosome 5, nearly complete sequence genome encodes these proteins:
- the KLP1 gene encoding putative kinesin family protein (KinA) (COG:Z;~EggNog:ENOG410PGZJ;~InterPro:IPR019821,IPR036961,IPR027417,IPR027640, IPR001752;~PFAM:PF16796,PF00225;~go_function: GO:0003777 - microtubule motor activity [Evidence IEA];~go_function: GO:0005524 - ATP binding [Evidence IEA];~go_function: GO:0008017 - microtubule binding [Evidence IEA];~go_process: GO:0007018 - microtubule-based movement [Evidence IEA]) yields MASSGPNGSNNTIKVVARFRPQNKVELSSGGEPIVEFENEQSCYVNARDGSGAFTFDRVFPMDSKQTDIFDFSIRPTVDDILNGYNGTVFAYGQTGAGKSYTMMGSDIDDDMGKGIIPRIVEQIFASILTSPSNIEYTVRVSYMEIYMERIRDLLVPHNDNLPVHEEKSRGVYVKGLLEVYVSSVQEVYEVMRRGGTARAVAATNMNQESSRSHSIFVITVTQKNLETGSAKSGQLFLVDLAGSEKVGKTGASGQTLEEAKKINKSLSALGMVINALTDGKSTHIPYRDSKLTRILQESLGGNSRTTLIINCSPSSYNDAETISTLRFGVRAKAIKNKAKVNAELSPSELKALLRKAQSQMTNFETYISQLESEVHVWRSGEAVPKDRWTPARGDAVSAAKAEARAPRPGTPSRFQDTPRSETPRPESRLGDRSSTPSLVLEKDEREEFLRRENELQDQIAEKESHIANVERGLREAREELRSMKENSARSGKDNDKLTTEVNELRMQLEKVSYESKEAAITMDSLREANSELTTELDDVKQQLLDVRMKAKETSAALDEKEKKKAEKMAKMMAGFDLGGDVFSDNERKLQDLIQRVDSLHKVSEAGETIAPDDLMELRASLLETQGFIRQAELTMNDRGDFNELQDSRRAEVEQKLANLERDYENLLERNLGEGDVEEIRERLEKVYVTRKEAEMQAVTDLRNEIARKDDELDKLRLSLADSQSRVSTNGAAGKNLQQQIADFDAMKKSLMRDLQNRCERVVELEISLDDAREQYNNVLRSSNNRAQQKKMAFLERNLEQLTHVQRQLVEQNSSLKKEVAIAERKLIARNERIASLESLLQESQEKLTQANHRFEAQLTAVKERLEAAKQGSTRGLPSMDGSGGFSFGGSRIAKPLRGGGGGNESSAPVAGVQSQETGKRTSWFFDRR; encoded by the exons ATGGC GTCATCTGGCCCCAACGGCTCGAACAACACCATTAAGG TGGTTGCGAGGTTCCGACCGCAAAACAAGGTTGAGTTGTCCTCTGGAGGAGAGCCGATTGTTGAATTCGAAAATGAGCAATCATGTTACGTTAAT GCCCGTGATGGCTCTGGAGCCTTCACCTTCGACCGCGTATTTCCTATGGACTCGAAACAAACGGATATCTTCGACTTCTCGATTCGGCCCACCGTCGACGATATTCTGAATGGTTATAATGGAACGGTCTTCGCTTACGGTCAGACGGGTGCGGGAAAGTCTTACACCATGATGGGTTCGGATATCGACGATGATATGGGCAAGGGTATCATTCCCCGCATTGTCGAACAGATCTTCGCCAGCATCCTCACGAGTCCAAGCAACATCGAGTACACCGTCCGCGTGAGTTACATGGAAATCTACATGGAACGAATTCGAGATCTGCTGGTGCCACACAACGATAACCTTCCCGTTCACGAGGAGAAATCGAGAGGTGTCTATGTCAAGGGTCTGCTGGAGGTGTACGTCTCAAGTGTCCAGGAGGTGTATGAAGTCATGCGACGTGGTGGTACAGCAAGAGCGGTTGCAGCGACAAACATGAACCAGGAATCCTCTCGGTCCCactccatcttcgtcatcacgGTTACACAGAAGAACCTGGAGACCGGCTCCGCGAAGAGCGGACAGCTGTTCTTGGTCGATCTGGCAGGTAGTGAAAAGGTTGGAAAGACGGGCGCTAGTGGTCAGACGctcgaagaagcgaagaagatcaacaagagTTTGAGTGCTCTTGGTATGGTCATTAACGCGCTGACAGACGGCAAATCCACGCATATTCCATACCGTGACTCCAAGCTCACTCGTATCCTGCAAGAAAGTTTGGGAGGTAACTCGAGAACGACCTTGATTATCAACTGCTCTCCCAGCAGCTACAACGATGCGGaaaccatctccaccctgCGTTTCGGTGTGCGCGCCAAGGCAATCAAGAACAAGGCGAAGGTCAACGCCGAATTGAGCCCTTCGGAACTGAAGGCGCTTCTGCGCAAGGCCCAAAGTCAGATGACGAATTTCGAAACATACATTTCACAACTCGAGTCTGAAGTACACGTGTGGCGCAGTGGCGAGGCTGTTCCTAAGGATCGTTGGACCCCCGCCAGAGGGGATGCTGTGAGCGCCGCGAAGGCCGAGGCTCGTGCGCCACGGCCCGGCACGCCCTCCCGTTTCCAGGACACGCCTCGATCCGAGACTCCTCGTCCTGAGTCCAGGCTTGGCGACCGCTCTAGTACACCTAGCCTGGTTCTCGAGAAGGACGAGAGAGAGGAGTTCCTTAGACGCGAGAATGAGCTCCAGGACCAGATCGCGGAGAAGGAGTCGCACATTGCGAACGTCGAAAGAGGTCTCCGTGAGGCACGAGAGGAGTTGAGGAGCATGAAGGAGAACTCCGCCCGCTCAGGCAAAGACAACGATAAGTTGACGACCGAGGTTAATGAGCTTCGTATgcagttggagaaggtgTCCTACGAGAGCAAGGAGGCCGCCATCACTATGGACAGCCTCCGCGAGGCTAACTCCGAGTTGACCACCGAGTTGGACGACGTtaagcagcagcttctcgacgTCCGGATGAAGGCCAAGGAGACCAGCGCTGCACtggacgagaaggagaagaagaaggccgaaaagatggcgaagatgatggccGGGTTCGACTTGGGCGGTGACGTGTTCTCCGATAACGAACGCAAGCTTCAGGACTTGATCCAGCGGGTCGATTCCTTGCACAAGGTCAGCGAAGCCGGCGAGACGATCGCGCCTGACGACCTTATGGAGCTGCGGGCGAGTCTCCTGGAGACCCAAGGGTTCATCCGTCAAGCCGAGCTCACGATGAACGACCGGGGAGATTTCAATGAGCTGCAGGACAGCCGTAGAGCGGAAGTTGAGCAGAAGCTGGCGAATCTCGAGCGGGACTATGAGAACCTTCTGGAACGGAACCTGGGCGAGGGCGATGTGGAGGAGATCCGGGAgcggttggagaaggtgtACGTGACCCGGAAGGAGGCCGAAATGCAGGCAGTCACGGACCTTAGGAACGAGATTGCACGCAAGGATGATGAGCTGGATAAGCTGCGGCTGTCCCTTGCAGACTCTCAATCCCGGGTCTCGACCAACGGCGCCGCCGGCAAGaacctgcagcagcagattgCCGACTTCGATGCCATGAAGAAGTCGCTCATGCGCGACCTCCAGAACCGCTGTGAGCGCGTTGTGGAGCTTGAGATCTCGCTGGACGATGCTCGGGAGCAGTATAACAATGTTCTCCGCTCGTCGAACAACCGGGctcagcagaagaagatggcgtTCCTGGAACGCAACCTCGAGCAGCTGACTCATGTGCAGCGGCAGCTGGTAGAACAGAACAGCAgcctgaagaaggaggttgcTATTGCGGAGAGGAAGCTCATTGCCCGGAACGAGCGGATTGCGAGCTTGGAGAGCCTGCTCCAGGAGAGCCAGGAGAAACTCACCCAAGCGAATCACCG ATTTGAAGCCCAACTCACTGCGGTCAAAGAGCGACTCGAAGCTGCGAAGCAGGGCTCTACGAGGGGTCTTCCAAGTATGGATGGCAGCGGCGGTTTCAGTTTTGGCGGCTCGAGAATCGCAAAGCCGCTccgaggcggcggcggagggaacGAGAGCAGTGCTCCAGTTGCAGGAGTCCAGTCGCAGGAGACTGGGAAGCGTACCAGCTGGTTTTTCGATCGACGATGA
- the ubc2 gene encoding E2 ubiquitin-conjugating protein RAD6 (COG:K;~EggNog:ENOG410PHPZ;~InterPro:IPR016135,IPR023313,IPR000608;~PFAM:PF00179), with protein MSTSARRRLMRDFKRMQTDPPAGVSASPVADNVMTWNAVIIGPADTPFEDGTFRLVMHFEEQYPNKPPGVKFISQMFHPNVYGTGELCLDILQNRWSPTYDVAAILTSIQRYEP; from the exons ATGTCGACCTCTGCCCGCCGTCGTCTTATGCGCGACTTCAAG CGTATGCAAACTGACCCCCCTGCTGGAGTTTCTGCATCCCCCGTGGCGGACAATGTCATGACCTG GAACGCCGTCATCATCGGCCCTGCCGATACTCCCTTTGAAGATGGCACTTTCCGCCTTGTCATGCACTTTGAGGAGCAGTACCCAAACAAGCCTCCGGGCGTCAAGTTCATCAGTCAGATGTTCCACCCGAACGTCTACGGTACGGGCGAGCTCTGCCTGGACATCTTGCAGAACCGTTGGAGCCCAACCTATGACGTGGCAGCCATCCTGACCAGTATTCAGAGGTACGAACCCTAG
- a CDS encoding uncharacterized protein (COG:S;~EggNog:ENOG410PMH8;~InterPro:IPR024764,IPR024761;~PFAM:PF12657,PF12660), whose translation MSGPLELPLFPSCYDCLSWSEDGELAIAAGDHVQILTPKNAAERLGHDTSQSPINNWHSVRFRVNVFTNNEWPTIYPQNRDNFSLGAEQSLSNVVALAWSPPGLAKYRRCVLAVLTSNLLLSLYEPVGSQGKWTRVAILNGALKTYFNSIVQEDGMLLRKSNIRAFAWSSPLKLPAERHITPYSVLPAESRWGFHLLSVANDDNDVVVLRIHRPPTGLGAPYEAGVLSVNSFQDTDENYPMLQPSSISSEILRSKIKILSMSWGPWFHAKESASGFLAVTHGTALKVVHLDVKLPPETGSQPQSQIKAISKDITPKFYEGLGGYHFTGPLAWMNTDDSHTVCLAAGTLAGLILIKASKEGHQGINPSSGRVRLQELLFYESPENDSETEPLRHSEPISAMIVAMDTDSQAPVLYLATAGGFTAAVPFRDGDDEYPIFAVPWKDQLDDVRERYDFDRDLGGLAVARAWGMASCKGMIAAGITVHPGDMIEYRTAAEERLTIIMSTTAGSQSDGLESRSVSDSSPEYLRQQREAALGYILHFEDNNENRQPLSLSVLYATACCTIIESKNEALLSQAHKVLVRLATITGVDLNDELSKCTASRTTIAPKPAEILDGPGGQMFERCEICSAGIAWYSTEEAQCATGHIFVRCSLTSLAIQDPGSSKVCSSCGKEYLDEDSIEPSESDVSYTCRTLFDAFDTCVYCNGKYRA comes from the exons ATGTCAGGTCCGTTAGAATTGccgcttttcccttcttgctATGACTGTCTCTCGTGGTCGGAAGATGGGGAGCTCGCGATCGCCGCTGGAGACCACGTCCAAATCTTA ACTCCAAAAAATGCAGCTGAACGGTTGGGTCATGACACAAGCCAATCTCCCATAAACAATTGGCATTCAGTTCGCTTCCGTGTCAATGTTTTCACGAACAATGAGTGGCCTACGATCTACCCCCAGAATCGGGATAATTTCTCTCTCGGGGCCGAACAGTCCCTCAGCAATGTAGTGGCATTGGCCTGGTCCCCTCCAGGGTTGGCCAAATATCGACGTTGTGTTCTCGCGGTTCTGACATCTAACCTACTGTTGTCGTTGTATGAACCTGTCGGTTCTCAAGGGAAGTGGACTCGGGTTGCCATACTAAACGGCGCTTTAAAAACCTATTTCAATTCTATTGTCCAGGAGGATGGCATGCTATTGCGGAAATCCAACATTCGTGCTTTCGCGTGGTCATCGCCGCTTAAACTGCCAGCCGAAAGGCATATCACACCTTACTCTGTCCTACCTGCCGAGAGTCGCTGGGGATTTCACCTGCTCTCAGTCGCGAACGATGAcaatgatgttgttgtgctgAGAATTCACAGACCACCAACAGGTCTCGGTGCGCCATATGAAGCCGGCGTTTTGTCAGTCAATTCCTTTCAGGATACAGATGAGAATTATCCAATGCTGCAGCCATCATCGATTTCTTCTGAGATTTTGAGGTCCAAAATCAAGATTCTGTCCATGTCGTGGGGCCCATGGTTTCATGCAAAGGAATCCGCGAGTGGCTTTCTCGCTGTCACTCATGGAACTGCTCTTAAGGTGGTTCACCTGGATGTGAAGCTTCCCCCAGAGACAGGCTCACAGCCGCAATCCCAAATCAAGGCTATTTCCAAAGACATTACCCCAAAGTTCTACGAAGGCTTAGGTGGATATCACTTTACAGGGCCATTGGCATGGATGAATACG GACGACTCTCATACTGTCTGTTTGGCTGCGGGTACCCTGGCAGGGCTCATATTGATAAAGGCGTCTAAAGAAGGCCATCAAGGCATTAATCCAAGCTCTGGCCGAGTGCGACTGCAAGAACTGTTATTCTACGAAAGCCCGGAAAATGATAGCGAAACGGAACCTCTTAGGCATTCAGAGCCAATATCCG CAATGATCGTGGCGATGGACACCGATTCCCAGGCTCCTGTTCTCTATCTAGCAACTGCCGGGGGATTCACGGCAGCAGTACCTTTCcgggatggcgatgatgaataCCCGATCTTTGCCGTCCCATGGAAAGACCAGCTCGATGATGTGCGTGAGAGGTATGACTTTGACCGCGATCTTGGAGGCCTAGCTGTTGCCCGAGCTTGGGGGATGGCTTCTTGCAAGGGCATGATCGCCGCTGGTATTACCGTACACCCAGGGGATATGATCGAGTATCGcacagcagcagaggaaagGTTAACAATCATAATGTCGACGACCGCTGGTTCTCAATCTGACGGACTCGAATCTCGGTCGGTGTCGGACAGCTCCCCCGAATATCTTCGCCAGCAGCGAGAGGCTGCTTTGGGATACATCTTACATTTTGAAGACAATAATGAAAACAGACAACCGCTTTCTTTGAGCGTACTTTACGCAACGGCTTGCTGCACAATAATCGAGTCAAAGAACGAGGCTTTACTGTCCCAGGCTCACAAAGTCTTGGTAAGGCTGGCAACTATCACGGGTGTAGACCTGAACGATGAGCTTTCCAAGTGTACGGCTTCTAGGACGACGATCGCCCCCAAGCCTGCCGAGATACTTGATGGACCTGGTGGCCAGATGTTTGAACGGTGCGAGATCTGCAGCGCTGGGATCGCATGGTATTCAACCGAGGAAGCTCAATGTGCCACAGGCCACATCTTTG TTCGCTGTAGCCTGACGTCATTGGCCATTCAGGACCCCGGATCATCCAAAGTCTGCTCCTCGTGTGGAAAGGAATATCTGGATGAGGACAGTATAGAGCCCTCTGAATCTGACGTATCGTATACCTGCCGGACGCTCTTTGATGCGTTCGACACGTGTGTCTACTGCAATGGAAAATACCGTGCCTGA
- the ALG1 gene encoding chitobiosyldiphosphodolichol beta-1,4 mannosyltransferase (BUSCO:EOG09262Z2S;~CAZy:GT33;~COG:G;~EggNog:ENOG410PG9S;~InterPro:IPR026051;~PFAM:PF13692;~TransMembrane:2 (o6-23i111-133o);~go_function: GO:0000030 - mannosyltransferase activity [Evidence IEA]): MIELLISVAFYLSTALTIGILLLPSRHESKPVTSQNAANEPKTTVQILVLGDIGRSPRMQYHALSVARNGGQVDIIGYHESDVHPEISSHPRISIVPLPPHPSCLQTSNKLLFLLFGPLKVLFQIVCLFWILAYRTKPAKWLLVQNPPSIPTLAIASLVCFLRHTNLLIDWHNFGYTILALKLGDSHPLVRFSRTYEKIFCQYATAHLCVTNAMASVLKDEFALKAPILPLHDRPADHFQPILDDRVRQDFLRSLSETESVRPMIGSDKVRVLVSSTSWTADEDFSLLIEALCRYSDLAETSNPELPSVLAIITGKGPQREMYLRQIADLQKNGKLQKATIRTAWLSMEDYARLLASASLGVSLHTSSSGVDLPMKVVDMFGAGLPVVGWNRFEAWPELVTEGRNGRGFGSSDELVKHLVELFGNQEALEKLRAGAREESSRRWDDEWNPVAGKLLGLV, from the exons ATGATCGAGTTGCTCATTAGCGTCGCGTTCTATCTCTCTACGGCGCTTACTATCGGCATTCTCTTGCTCCCTTCGCGGCATGAGTCCAAGCCTGTGACTAGCCAAAATGCGGCAAACGAACCCAAGACCACTGTTCAAATTCTTGTATTAGGGGATATCGGCCGGAGTCCGCGCATGCAGTACCATGCCCTCAGTGTTGCCCGAAATGGTGGACAGGTGGACATAATTGGTTACCATG AATCCGACGTGCATCCCGagatctcctcccatccGAGAATATCCATTGTCCCCCTGCCGCCGCATCCATCCTGCCTTCAGACAAGCAacaagctcctcttcctatTGTTCGGTCCGCTGAAAGTTCTCTTTCAAATCGTCTGCTTGTTTTGGATCTTGGCATATCGTACAAAACCAGCCAAATGGCTTCTCGTTCAG AATCCGCCCTCTATTCCCACGCTAGCGATCGCATCCCTCGTTTGCTTCTTGCGTCACACAAATCTCCTCATCGATTGGCATAATTTTGGCTACACTATCCTGGCACTCAAACTCGGAGACTCCCACCCGCTGGTCAGGTTTTCCAGAACATACGAGAAGATCTTTTGCCAGTATGCGACGGCACACTTGTGTGTAACCAATGCCATGGCATCAGTACTGAAAGACGAGTTTGCCCTAAAGGCACCCATTCTCCCTCTGCATGACCGACCAGCCGATCATTTCCAGCCCATTTTAGACGATCGCGTACGCCAGGACTTCCTGCGCTCGTTGTCGGAGACGGAATCTGTCCGGCCAATGATTGGATCTGATAAGGTTCGCGTGCTGGTTAGTTCGACTTCTTGGACAGCGGACGAGGACTTCTCGCTTCTCATAGAAGCTTTGTGTCGGTATTCAGACTTGGCTGAGACGTCAAACCCGGAACTACCCTCGGTCCTGGCCATCATAACGGGGAAAGGGCCCCAGCGCGAGATGTATCTGAGACAAATTGCTGATCTGCAGAAAAACGGTAAACTTCAAAAGGCCACCATTCGTACCGCGTGGCTCAGCATGGAAGACTACGCCCGATTGTTGGCATCCGCTTCGCTGGGTGTCAGTCTGCACACCAGCAGTAGTGGAGTCGATTTGCCTATGAAAGTCGTCGACATGTTTGGGGCCGGTCTGCCCGTCGTTGGCTGGAATCGCTTCGAGGCGTGGCCGGAGCTGGTCACTGAAGGTCGTAATGGACGAGGCTTTGGAAGCTCCGATGAACTTGTGAAACATCTTGTTGAACTCTTCGGAAACCAGGAAGCACTCGAAAAGCTTCGTGCTGGGGCGCGAGAAGAAAGTTCCCGACGTTGGGATGACGAGTGGAACCCTGTGGCCGGAAAACTGCTAGGCCTAGTATAA
- the MSC2 gene encoding metal cation transporter MSC2 (BUSCO:EOG092621CK;~COG:P;~EggNog:ENOG410PKY0;~InterPro:IPR027469,IPR002524;~PFAM:PF01545;~TransMembrane:13 (o258-282i294-313o319-336i374-395o401-417i429-446o452-470i525-544o556-574i595-614o626-647i668-691o703-721i);~go_component: GO:0016021 - integral component of membrane [Evidence IEA];~go_function: GO:0008324 - cation transmembrane transporter activity [Evidence IEA];~go_process: GO:0006812 - cation transport [Evidence IEA];~go_process: GO:0055085 - transmembrane transport [Evidence IEA]), producing MSTGAPVSTVDTIPQVHGLGHSRGRGHSRASRWSNGPISISASSFDASSAQQQPPQPLPNTQLTNGQTVSPTWPEHPHTHSHAHSRSHSHSHSHSHSHSTHTVWEHAHHTSLGSINHTKSDSVTGLVGAQSVSTSIDSQLSTTQEVLSGLLLSLPWIILSWYHQQHALWQTTPSTSDDPAASSPANGALGQVASKTSMLTAATMVVYGCGQLLRSIQRGGSNSGVTLPQVGSSAASAVLLQMSSVALPIYATLKVGGFLVACGLLLPVVSGLPTVVQGYGLHSSAQSRFSQKKVTIMLLVTIIALSLWGMNATRDPHPYLGYISLLTSVFVLRPPLAGVSTTSADLDYLTSNGTVSQKQAEKQGSGAISSSDSILAILSGIILALITVVVSGNVSLQPTNMLYQFAAAGALATSLIFVSSSHLRSPQKIGLVIGVGAAALLSSPPLQEKTHLAYVARAIATAASFLAARFDDRQLRLSQHSHTHNHHHHAHSGADATKITRLIIQYSEPYPLLYSILKEGDSRRIFYFMSLNFAFMLVQLSYGFMTGSLGLLSDSIHMFFDCLALVVGLCAAVMSKWPPSSRFPYGYGKVDTLSGFANGIFLMIISIEIIYEAVERLSSGSQMHRLGELLAVSVAGLLVNLVGIMAFDHGHAHGHDHSHGHSHGNENMHGIFLHILADTLGSVAVVISTILVHYSGWPGFDPIASSFIAILIFASAIPLVSSTAKSLLLTLPADIEYNVRETLAGVSTLRGVVGYTVPKFWLDDTGKETGHHHHHHHDDHAHDHGCNHSHTHSHNHSHDHDHAHDHGHTHSHSHDHHSHSHDDHDHDHHDTHTPNVLGVIHVIASRSSDLEDVRQRTVDYLREKGMDILVQVEREGDGRCWCGGGGNKHS from the exons ATGTCGACGGGGGCTCCCGTGTCCACCGTGGATACCATTCCTCAGGTACATGGTCTAGGACATTCTCGGGGTCGGGGTCATTCGCGTGCCTCTCGCTGGTCAAACggtcccatctccatctcggcTTCCTCCTTCGATGCCTCCTCGGCGCAACAACAGCCCCCACAGCCTCTACCGAATACACAACTCACCAATGGCCAAACTGTGAGCCCAACGTGGCCGGAACACCCTCACACACATTCACACGCTCACTCCCGTTCgcattctcattctcattcccactctcactctcactcaacTCATACTGTGTGGGAACATGCTCATCACACGAGCCTCGGCTCTATCAACCACACTAAGAGCGATAGCGTGACGGGCTTGGTTGGAGCTCAATCGGTCAGCACTTCAATCGATTCTCAATTGAGCACGAC TCAGGAAGTTCTCTctggccttctcctctcgCTGCCGTGGATCATATTGTCCTGGTACCACCAACAACATGCGCTTTGGCAGACAACGCCCTCGACAAGCGATGACCCCGCTGCATCTAGCCCAGCAAACGGGGCCTTGGGACAGGTTGCCAGCAAAACATCCATGCTGACCGCTGCGACAATGGTTGTATATGGATGTGGGCAATTACTTCGATCCATCCAACGAGGAGGGAGTAACTCGGGGGTTACACTGCCTCAAGTGGGCTCCAGCGCGGCAAGTGCCGTTTTGCTTCAGATGTCTTCGGTCGCATTGCCGATATATGCGACATTGAAGGTGGGAGGATTCCTTGTCGCATGCGGCTTGTTGCTTCCTGTAGTGTCAGGGTTACCAACCGTCGTTCAAGGTTATGGACTTCACAGCAGTGCACAATCCCGGTTTAGCCAAAAGAAAGTGACGATCATGCTTCTCGTCACCATTATTGCGCTGAGCCTTTGGGGTATGAATGCGACGCGAGACCCTCACCCATACCTGGGCTATATCTCTTTGCTCACCTCGGTCTTCGTTCTTCGGCCCCCTTTGGCTGGGGTTTCGACCACTTCTGCTGATCTGGATTACTTGACGTCCAATGGCACAGTGTCCCAGAAGCAAGCTGAAAAGCAGGGCTCGGGTGCCATCTCGTCAAGTGATTCAATTCTGGCCATTCTTTCAGGCATTATCCTGGCACTTATCACTGTTGTTGTTTCCGGCAATGTGTCTCTGCAACCGACCAACATGCTGTACCAAtttgcagctgctggagcgCTTGCAACGTCCTTGatatttgtttcttcttcccatctaCGCTCACCACAAAAGATAGGTCTTGTTATCGGTGTCGGAGCTGCCGCTCTCTTAAGTTCCCCGCCGCTGCAAGAGAAAACTCACCTGGCTTATGTAGCTCGCGCCATTGCAACTGCTGCCTCGTTCCTTGCTGCCAGATTCGACGACAGACAATTGCGCCTTTCGCAACACTCTCATACCCAtaatcaccatcatcatgcccACTCTGGAGCTGATGCTACGAAGATAACGAGGCTCATCATCCAGTACAGCGAGCCTTATCCTCTTTTGTACAGTATTCTCAAGGAGGGCGATTCGCGCCGTATCTTCTACTTTATGAG TCTTAATTTTGCCTTTATGCTCGTTCAGCTGTCCTACGGATTCATGACAGGATCCCTGGGTCTTCTTAGTGACAGTATCCATATGTTCTTCGACTGCTTGGCGCTCGTGGTTGGCCTTTGTGCTGCTGTCATGAGTAAATGGCCCCCGAGCTCTAGGTTCCCCTACGGATATGGCAAAGTCGACACGCTGTCTGGGTTTGCCAACGGCATCTTCCTCAT GATCATCAGCATCGAAATCATCTATGAAGCCGTCGAGCGGCTTTCATCGGGCAGTCAGATGCATCGCCTTGGCGAACTACTGGCCGTGAGTGTTGCGGGACTTCTCGTCAACCTTGTCGGAATCATGGCATTCGATCATGGACATGCACACGGCCACGATCACAGTCACGGGCACTCGCACGGAAACGAGAACATGCACGGCATTTTCCTACACATTCTCGCCGACACTCTTGGCTCCGTGGCTGTTGTGATCTCGACCATTCTCGTGCACTACTCTGGCTGGCCAGGGTTCGATCCAATTGCCTCCTCTTTCATCGCAATCTTGATTTTTGCCTCGGCAATCCCGCTTGTCAGCAGCACTGCGAAGAGTTTGCTGCTCACCCTTCCAGCTGACATTGAATACAATGTCCGCGAAACCCTTGCTGGCGTTAGCACTTTACGGGGCGTTGTCGGGTACACCGTCCCGAAATTTTGGCTGGACGATACAGGAAAGGAAAccggccaccaccaccaccatcatcacgacGACCATGCTCATGATCATGGATGCAACCACAGTCATACTCATAGTCACAACCATAGCCACGATCACGATCATGCTCACGACCACGGCCATACTCACAGTCACAGTCATGACCATCATTCCCACAGCCACGATGATCACGATCACGATCACCATGACACGCATACTCCCAACGTCCTCGGCGTAATTCACGTCATTGCCTCTCGCAGCTCCGATCTCGAAGATGTCCGCCAACGCACCGTGGACTACCTCCGCGAAAAGGGCATGGACATTCTCGTCCAGGTAGAGCGCGAAGGAGACGGCCGTTGTTGGTGTGGTGGCGGCGGGAACAAGCattcttga